One genomic window of Mucilaginibacter sp. SJ includes the following:
- the mnmD gene encoding tRNA (5-methylaminomethyl-2-thiouridine)(34)-methyltransferase MnmD, with product MNHELTIVTTADGSNTIYNADVGEHYHSRHGALQESLHVFVKSGLQYFLERIDTNEISILEVGFGTGLNFFLTADACNHKQIKLSYIGIEAYPVNVEMMLQTGYQQYIPELLWEQFNINYTTALTGKVEINNNVQLHVAHSKLLDFKMKEQVDVIYFDAFAAAHQPEMWNEEAIGHTVSFLKPGGVFVTYAITGNLKRILRSLGFKVEKAPGAPGKREMLRAVKL from the coding sequence ATGAACCATGAACTAACCATAGTCACCACCGCCGACGGTTCCAACACCATTTACAATGCCGATGTGGGCGAGCATTACCATTCACGTCATGGGGCACTACAGGAAAGCCTGCATGTGTTTGTTAAATCGGGCTTACAATATTTCCTGGAGCGGATTGACACCAATGAAATTAGTATACTTGAGGTTGGTTTTGGCACCGGGCTCAATTTTTTCTTAACTGCCGATGCCTGTAACCATAAGCAGATAAAGCTTAGTTATATCGGTATTGAAGCGTACCCGGTAAATGTCGAAATGATGTTACAAACCGGATATCAGCAATATATCCCTGAATTATTATGGGAGCAATTCAACATTAATTATACCACCGCCCTAACCGGCAAAGTTGAGATCAATAACAACGTGCAGTTGCATGTAGCCCATAGCAAGCTTTTGGATTTTAAAATGAAGGAGCAGGTAGATGTTATTTATTTCGACGCCTTTGCCGCGGCCCATCAACCCGAAATGTGGAACGAAGAAGCCATTGGCCACACCGTTAGCTTTTTAAAACCGGGCGGCGTGTTTGTTACCTATGCTATCACCGGCAACCTGAAACGGATACTCAGAAGCCTGGGCTTCAAAGTTGAAAAAGCACCCGGAGCACCCGGCAAACGCGAAATGCTCAGGGCGGTAAAGCTTTAA
- a CDS encoding rhodanese-like domain-containing protein: protein MIIQQFYDKGLAHGSYAVIRTGKMIVIDPARNPQPYYDFATQHDADIVGVIETHPHADFVSSHLEIHETTGAVIYCSKLTGATYPHETFDDGDVIRLNDIKLKAINTPGHSPDSICILLIDEEGRETAVFTGDTLFVGDVGRPDLRENVGNITAKKEELARQMFQSTRQKLMTLPKNVVVYPAHGPGSLCGKNMSPDLESTIGRELRENYALQLMDELAFVKTLTTDQPFMPKYFGRDVLLNKNGVPGFEDSITGVPRIGEDSALEADILLVDGRPKAQFRSGHLHGAINLQDGEKFETWLGSIIGPDEQFYLIAENDDKLDTLIKKAAKIGYEQNIKGALLVPANADEVSPYLDLDAFRANENDYTIVDVRNQGEVAAGKVFKNAISIPLPELRERVNEIPADKPVVVHCAAGYRSAAGVSIVSSVITAVPVYDLGEVVTEMMKEKEVHG, encoded by the coding sequence ATGATCATTCAACAATTTTACGATAAAGGCCTGGCGCATGGTTCATATGCCGTGATCCGCACGGGCAAAATGATAGTTATTGACCCGGCCCGTAACCCGCAGCCTTACTATGATTTCGCGACCCAGCACGATGCCGATATTGTGGGTGTTATCGAAACCCACCCGCACGCGGATTTTGTAAGTTCGCACCTCGAAATTCATGAAACCACAGGCGCTGTAATTTATTGCAGCAAGTTAACCGGCGCAACGTATCCGCACGAAACTTTTGACGACGGCGACGTTATCCGGCTTAACGATATTAAACTAAAAGCCATCAATACTCCCGGTCACTCGCCCGATTCTATCTGTATTTTACTGATAGATGAAGAAGGCCGCGAAACTGCTGTCTTTACCGGCGATACCCTGTTTGTTGGGGATGTTGGTCGCCCGGACCTGCGGGAAAATGTGGGTAACATCACTGCTAAAAAAGAGGAGCTTGCCCGCCAGATGTTTCAAAGCACCCGGCAAAAGCTCATGACCCTGCCCAAAAACGTAGTGGTTTACCCGGCGCACGGCCCGGGCTCGTTATGCGGCAAAAACATGAGCCCCGACCTGGAAAGCACCATTGGCCGCGAGCTGCGTGAAAATTATGCCTTACAACTGATGGATGAGCTGGCATTTGTTAAAACACTCACCACCGATCAGCCTTTTATGCCCAAATACTTCGGTCGGGACGTGCTGTTGAATAAAAATGGGGTACCGGGTTTTGAGGACAGCATTACAGGTGTACCCCGTATTGGTGAAGACAGCGCTTTGGAAGCTGATATTTTATTAGTTGACGGCCGCCCCAAAGCACAGTTCAGGAGCGGTCATCTGCATGGCGCCATTAACCTGCAGGACGGTGAAAAATTTGAAACCTGGCTGGGTTCCATTATCGGCCCAGATGAGCAGTTTTACCTCATTGCCGAAAATGATGATAAGCTTGATACCCTAATTAAAAAAGCAGCCAAAATTGGCTACGAACAAAATATCAAAGGCGCATTGTTAGTTCCTGCAAATGCCGATGAAGTATCCCCCTATCTTGATTTAGACGCCTTCAGGGCAAATGAAAATGATTACACGATAGTTGATGTACGTAATCAGGGAGAAGTTGCTGCCGGCAAGGTTTTTAAAAATGCCATTAGTATACCTTTGCCCGAACTGCGCGAACGCGTTAATGAGATCCCTGCCGATAAACCTGTGGTAGTGCATTGCGCTGCAGGCTATCGTTCGGCAGCCGGTGTAAGCATTGTTTCATCTGTCATTACAGCCGTACCCGTTTATGATTTGGGCGAGGTTGTGACGGAGATGATGAAAGAAAAAGAGGTTCATGGATGA
- a CDS encoding DUF1569 domain-containing protein: MKTIFDKETRDGLITRINLINENNQPQWGKMNVYQMLKHCTLSDEMYLGIKTYKRAFIGRLFGKVALKGMLKDDAPLAKNNPTVAQCKVTEAGGDIEAQKKQWIELVEEYGKTSKTDFEHTFFGKMTREQMGRLAYKHIDHHLRQFSN; the protein is encoded by the coding sequence ATGAAAACTATATTTGATAAAGAAACCCGCGACGGCCTCATAACCCGCATCAATTTAATTAACGAAAACAACCAGCCACAATGGGGTAAAATGAATGTTTATCAAATGCTGAAACATTGCACCCTTTCGGACGAAATGTACCTCGGCATTAAAACGTATAAACGGGCGTTTATAGGCCGCTTGTTTGGCAAAGTGGCGCTGAAAGGTATGCTGAAGGATGATGCTCCCCTGGCAAAGAATAATCCTACGGTTGCGCAATGTAAAGTAACCGAAGCCGGAGGCGACATAGAGGCCCAGAAAAAACAATGGATTGAACTGGTGGAGGAATATGGCAAAACTTCAAAAACTGACTTTGAGCATACTTTTTTTGGCAAAATGACCAGGGAGCAGATGGGCCGGTTAGCTTACAAGCATATTGACCATCATTTGAGGCAGTTTAGTAATTAG
- a CDS encoding M13 family metallopeptidase, with protein sequence MKLKLNCLLLVIILIISVNTFALDGPKPAKSKHKTAITPKKFIDPANMDRSVKPGDDFFEYANGGWLKQNSIPAKESRWGSTQILRQENRNKLIDLLNEVSQISASQPKGSLKQRVGDLYASGMDSLTIEKRGYEPIKADLQRIDHLKNLNDFINELIYERVYGVDSPIFSSGVEQDEKNVNKYVISLGQSGTTMPDRDYYLKNDPRSKKAQAALKKLATTLFILSGTSANEAAKNAAIVYDLEYTWAKAQLSRVAMRDPHVTYNKFLITDFEKQTPHLKWSKILPAINMGGQDSMLVAQPSFFRAVDSALTATPVAKWKVYLRWNILRGSAPHLSSDFINANFAYNSALSGQKVQTPRTERMSARVDSYFGELLGQLFVEKYFTPAAKQYMVDLVNNLKATLGDRIKRLDWMSPATKERALKKLNAFTVKIGYPDNWEKYDGIVINREDYFGNMRAASKWRYNFNVSRLGKPVDKTRWGITPATVNAYYNPINNEIVLPAGILQFPFCDFKADDAVNYGGIGAVIGHEMTHGFDDKGRQYDADGTLRDWWTKEDADKFKSRADQVVKQFNAFTVLDTLHVNGKLTLGENLADLGGLNIAYEAFSKTKQGQSANTIDGFTPDQRFFLSWAQLWRLSQTPESAAQRLLIDPHSPEQFRTNAPITNISAWYKAFDVKPGDKLYKKPEDRTKIW encoded by the coding sequence ATGAAATTAAAGTTAAACTGTTTATTACTGGTTATCATTCTTATTATATCAGTAAATACTTTCGCTTTAGACGGGCCAAAGCCTGCAAAGTCAAAGCACAAAACTGCTATTACTCCTAAAAAGTTTATTGATCCCGCTAATATGGACCGGAGCGTAAAGCCGGGCGACGATTTTTTTGAATATGCCAACGGCGGCTGGTTAAAACAAAACAGCATCCCGGCAAAAGAATCCCGCTGGGGCAGTACCCAGATCCTGCGCCAGGAAAATAGAAATAAACTCATTGACCTGCTGAACGAAGTAAGCCAGATATCAGCCTCACAACCCAAAGGCAGCCTGAAGCAGCGCGTTGGCGATCTGTACGCCAGCGGTATGGATAGCTTAACCATCGAAAAACGAGGTTACGAGCCTATCAAAGCCGACCTGCAGCGTATTGACCATTTGAAAAATCTTAACGATTTTATTAATGAATTGATTTATGAGCGCGTTTACGGAGTAGACTCCCCAATTTTCAGTTCGGGGGTTGAGCAGGATGAAAAGAATGTAAACAAATATGTTATAAGCCTTGGCCAGAGCGGCACAACCATGCCCGACAGGGATTATTATCTGAAAAACGATCCGCGTTCAAAAAAAGCACAGGCCGCCTTGAAAAAGCTGGCCACAACTTTATTCATCCTTAGCGGAACCAGTGCCAATGAGGCAGCGAAAAACGCCGCCATAGTTTATGACCTGGAATATACCTGGGCCAAAGCGCAATTGAGCCGCGTAGCCATGCGCGACCCACATGTAACTTACAACAAGTTTCTAATAACCGATTTTGAAAAGCAAACACCACATTTAAAGTGGTCGAAAATACTACCGGCCATTAACATGGGCGGGCAGGATAGTATGCTTGTTGCGCAACCATCATTTTTCAGGGCCGTTGATTCTGCATTGACAGCTACTCCTGTTGCCAAATGGAAAGTTTACCTGCGCTGGAATATACTACGGGGCAGTGCCCCTCATTTAAGTTCTGATTTTATTAATGCAAACTTTGCTTACAACAGCGCGTTAAGTGGTCAAAAAGTACAAACCCCGCGTACCGAACGGATGAGTGCCCGTGTTGATAGCTACTTTGGCGAATTGTTGGGGCAGCTTTTTGTTGAGAAATACTTTACACCGGCCGCCAAACAATACATGGTTGATTTGGTAAACAATCTTAAAGCAACCCTTGGCGACCGCATTAAACGCCTTGACTGGATGAGCCCTGCAACCAAAGAACGCGCACTTAAAAAGCTAAATGCCTTTACCGTAAAAATAGGTTATCCGGATAACTGGGAAAAATATGATGGCATTGTAATTAACCGCGAAGACTATTTCGGTAACATGCGCGCTGCAAGCAAATGGCGTTACAACTTTAATGTGAGCCGTTTAGGTAAACCGGTTGATAAAACCCGCTGGGGAATTACGCCGGCAACTGTTAACGCTTATTACAATCCAATTAACAATGAGATTGTGCTCCCTGCCGGAATCCTGCAGTTCCCGTTCTGTGATTTCAAGGCCGATGATGCCGTTAACTACGGCGGCATTGGTGCGGTAATAGGCCACGAAATGACACACGGTTTTGATGACAAGGGCCGCCAGTACGATGCCGATGGCACGCTGCGCGATTGGTGGACTAAAGAAGATGCAGATAAGTTTAAGTCGCGCGCGGATCAGGTGGTTAAACAATTCAACGCCTTTACCGTTCTTGACACCCTGCACGTAAACGGTAAACTTACCCTTGGCGAAAACCTGGCTGATCTTGGTGGATTGAACATTGCGTATGAAGCCTTTAGTAAAACCAAACAGGGCCAGTCGGCCAATACTATTGACGGCTTTACACCCGATCAGCGTTTCTTTTTGTCATGGGCACAGTTGTGGCGCCTATCGCAAACACCCGAATCGGCAGCACAACGTCTCCTGATAGATCCACACTCGCCCGAGCAGTTCCGTACCAACGCGCCGATAACCAATATCAGCGCATGGTACAAGGCCTTTGATGTAAAACCCGGCGATAAGTTGTATAAAAAACCGGAAGACAGGACAAAGATCTGGTAA
- a CDS encoding valine--tRNA ligase, producing MSIAKTYIPKETEEKWYSYWLQHGFFKSVPDEREPYTIVIPPPNVTGVLHMGHMLNNTIQDVLVRRARMKGKNACWVPGTDHASIATEAKVVAMLKERGISKKDLTREEFLTYAWEWKEKYGGIILEQLKKLGASCDWDRTKFTMDENLSEAVIDTFIHLYKKGLIYRGIRMINWDPQGKTAVSDEEVIRKEVNQKLFYIKYKVVNPKSEVLSQESEVESQTSDSELQTSDYLTIATTRPETIMADAAICINPNDERYLHLHGKKVYIPLINREIPVVLDDYVTMDFGTGCLKVTPAHDLNDYELGQRHNLPVIDILNDDGTLNEKAQILVGEDRFAARKKIAVLLEEAGVLEKVEEYKSQVGFSERTNAVIEPKLSMQWFCKMGEMAKPALDYVLNGEIKLIPEKFVNTYRHWMENVRDWNISRQLWWGQQIPAWYLPNGEFVIAKNREEAFEEAKNLKSQISNLKSEDLIQDEDVVDTWFSSWLWPISVFDGFKDPNNADINYYYPTNDLVTAPEILFFWVARMIMAGHEFRGEVPFRNVYLTGIVRDKQGRKMSKQLGNSPDPLDLIAQYGADGVRVGMLLCSPAGNDLMFDESYCKQGSGFANKIWNAFKLVKGWEVDESLANPNGVAIEWFANRFNQALTEIEANFAQYRLSEALMDTYKLVWDDFCAWYLEMIKPAYQHPIDKATYAATIQFFENILKVLHPFMPFLTEELWHDELFGERSETDCCIVAQLPAIGEINSRLLNETELVKDVVTNIRNTRKTKQISDKEPLELFVKSNSGINYGQFEAIITRLANISKFESVADKIEGAINFLASTDEFYIPFSEEIDPVAECAKLKKEQEYLLGFLKSVNAKLGNERFMANAKPEIIEVEQKKKADAEAKLTIVEENLAALAC from the coding sequence ATGAGTATTGCTAAAACATATATCCCTAAAGAAACCGAAGAAAAATGGTACAGTTACTGGTTGCAGCACGGCTTTTTTAAGTCGGTGCCTGATGAGCGCGAACCTTATACTATAGTCATTCCGCCGCCAAACGTTACCGGGGTTTTACACATGGGCCACATGCTCAACAATACCATACAGGATGTGCTGGTTCGCCGCGCCCGAATGAAAGGTAAAAACGCCTGCTGGGTTCCCGGTACCGACCACGCCAGTATTGCCACTGAGGCTAAAGTTGTCGCCATGCTTAAAGAGCGTGGTATCAGCAAAAAAGACCTTACCCGCGAAGAGTTTTTAACTTACGCCTGGGAATGGAAGGAAAAATACGGCGGCATTATCCTTGAACAGCTTAAAAAATTAGGTGCCTCCTGCGATTGGGACCGCACCAAATTTACCATGGACGAGAATCTTTCGGAAGCGGTTATTGATACGTTTATCCACCTGTACAAAAAAGGTTTGATCTATCGCGGTATCCGCATGATTAACTGGGACCCGCAGGGCAAAACCGCGGTGAGCGACGAAGAAGTTATCCGCAAGGAAGTTAACCAGAAGCTCTTTTATATTAAGTACAAAGTCGTAAATCCGAAGTCTGAAGTCTTAAGTCAGGAGTCTGAAGTAGAAAGTCAGACTTCGGACTCAGAACTTCAGACTTCAGACTACCTAACCATCGCTACTACTCGCCCTGAAACCATTATGGCCGATGCCGCTATCTGTATCAACCCTAATGACGAGCGTTACCTGCACCTGCACGGTAAAAAGGTTTACATCCCGCTGATCAACCGCGAGATCCCGGTGGTCCTGGATGATTATGTGACTATGGATTTTGGTACCGGCTGTTTGAAGGTTACCCCCGCACACGATTTAAATGACTATGAACTGGGCCAGCGTCATAACCTGCCGGTCATTGATATCCTGAATGACGACGGCACCCTGAACGAAAAGGCGCAGATACTGGTTGGTGAAGACCGTTTTGCCGCCCGTAAAAAAATAGCTGTGTTGCTGGAAGAAGCCGGCGTACTGGAAAAAGTTGAAGAATATAAATCGCAGGTTGGTTTCAGTGAACGTACCAACGCGGTTATTGAGCCAAAACTATCCATGCAATGGTTTTGCAAGATGGGCGAAATGGCCAAACCTGCTTTAGACTATGTGCTAAACGGCGAGATCAAACTGATCCCCGAAAAGTTTGTGAACACTTACCGCCATTGGATGGAGAATGTACGCGACTGGAACATCAGCCGCCAGCTTTGGTGGGGACAACAGATCCCGGCCTGGTACCTGCCCAACGGCGAATTTGTGATTGCAAAGAACAGGGAAGAGGCTTTTGAAGAAGCGAAAAATCTCAAATCTCAAATCTCAAATCTCAAATCTGAAGATCTTATACAGGACGAAGACGTAGTTGATACCTGGTTTTCATCATGGTTATGGCCTATCTCGGTATTTGATGGTTTTAAGGATCCGAACAATGCTGATATTAACTATTATTATCCAACTAACGACCTGGTTACCGCGCCCGAAATTTTATTTTTCTGGGTTGCCAGGATGATCATGGCCGGTCATGAGTTCAGGGGCGAAGTACCGTTCCGGAACGTATATCTTACAGGTATCGTGAGGGATAAGCAAGGTCGTAAGATGTCAAAGCAATTGGGCAACTCTCCCGATCCGCTTGACCTGATAGCTCAATACGGTGCAGATGGTGTGCGCGTAGGCATGTTATTATGCTCGCCTGCAGGTAACGATTTGATGTTTGACGAAAGCTACTGTAAACAAGGCAGCGGCTTTGCCAACAAAATATGGAACGCCTTTAAACTGGTAAAAGGCTGGGAGGTTGATGAAAGCCTTGCCAACCCTAACGGCGTAGCCATTGAATGGTTTGCCAACAGGTTTAACCAGGCGCTAACCGAAATTGAAGCTAACTTTGCCCAATACCGTTTATCAGAGGCCTTGATGGATACCTATAAACTGGTATGGGACGATTTTTGCGCATGGTACCTGGAGATGATCAAGCCGGCTTATCAGCATCCTATTGATAAGGCTACTTATGCAGCTACTATTCAATTCTTCGAAAATATTTTGAAGGTATTGCACCCTTTTATGCCGTTCCTTACCGAAGAATTATGGCATGATGAACTGTTTGGCGAGCGTTCTGAAACTGACTGCTGTATTGTAGCGCAATTGCCCGCTATTGGGGAAATTAATTCACGTCTGTTAAATGAAACAGAGCTTGTTAAAGATGTGGTAACCAACATCAGGAACACCCGCAAAACAAAACAAATTTCTGACAAAGAGCCGCTTGAGTTATTTGTTAAATCAAATTCAGGGATCAATTACGGCCAGTTCGAAGCTATCATTACAAGGCTTGCCAACATCAGCAAGTTTGAATCAGTAGCCGATAAAATTGAAGGGGCTATTAATTTCTTAGCCTCAACAGATGAGTTTTATATTCCTTTCAGCGAAGAAATTGACCCGGTTGCCGAATGTGCGAAACTGAAAAAAGAGCAGGAATACCTGTTAGGTTTCCTGAAATCGGTTAATGCAAAATTGGGTAACGAACGGTTTATGGCTAATGCAAAACCCGAGATTATTGAGGTGGAGCAAAAGAAAAAGGCCGATGCCGAAGCTAAATTAACCATCGTTGAAGAAAACTTAGCTGCTTTGGCTTGCTAA
- a CDS encoding ATP-binding protein codes for MSNKVSFFNLSIYKILSKEQSFLDQARIRLLYYGFFLIFVALGALYLNVYFQNQKMLADTALFLMGAVVVLFKYLTWRPDWRGATHALLIVGTLVNTSLVYASMQTVNIITVQVIIIVIVFSYYMLGQQWGLMYSLLNTVPVLVFMIIEYNSGYIISIKPNKVDQSTIIISLFANFILLIFIHSHFYTAFLKNIKHLKDSSREQARLYNKMETAIEKAEKSAQAKSEFLSTMSHEIRTPLNAVIGMSNLLMMSNPRPDQRENLEILKFSANNLLAIVNDVLDFSKIESGKVVFENIRFNLVELMNNICGGQILKAEEKGLLFKLDVDSSLKDKVLFGDPTRITQIIFNLVSNAIKFTPQGNIWVRVTCVEDRHNTVTVNFSVRDTGIGIEKENLETIFEPFTQESLATTREYGGTGLGLAIVKRLLELQELQMTVNSTMGRGSEFSFHMEFPVSTEVLPVAVATAPEAKQISENPLACLRVLIAEDNMVNVMLMKKLLSKWSINPTIAENGERAVEFMQYGNFDIILMDLQMPVMNGFDAAKEIRKMADPKKSSIPIIALTASALFDIKEQVYEAGMNDYVSKPFKPDDLLEKLNNYTLKKVM; via the coding sequence ATGAGTAATAAAGTAAGTTTTTTTAACTTATCAATTTATAAGATTTTGTCGAAGGAGCAATCGTTCCTTGACCAGGCCCGGATTCGTTTATTGTATTATGGGTTCTTCCTTATTTTTGTTGCCCTTGGGGCACTTTACCTGAACGTTTATTTCCAAAACCAAAAAATGCTTGCTGATACCGCCCTGTTTTTGATGGGAGCGGTAGTTGTGTTATTTAAGTATTTAACCTGGCGGCCCGACTGGCGCGGCGCAACACATGCCCTGCTTATTGTGGGTACCCTTGTTAATACCAGCCTGGTTTATGCCTCTATGCAAACGGTAAATATCATTACCGTGCAGGTTATTATAATCGTGATCGTATTCAGCTATTATATGCTTGGCCAGCAATGGGGGCTCATGTACTCGTTGCTTAATACAGTACCGGTTTTGGTATTTATGATCATTGAATACAACAGTGGGTACATTATTAGTATAAAACCTAACAAAGTTGATCAGTCTACCATTATCATCAGCCTGTTTGCCAATTTTATATTGCTTATTTTTATCCACAGCCATTTTTATACTGCTTTTTTAAAAAACATTAAGCACCTTAAAGATAGCAGCAGGGAGCAGGCCCGGCTTTACAATAAGATGGAAACAGCTATTGAAAAGGCAGAGAAATCAGCCCAGGCCAAATCAGAGTTCTTGTCAACCATGTCGCATGAAATCCGTACGCCGTTAAATGCGGTGATCGGGATGAGTAATTTGCTGATGATGAGCAACCCGAGGCCCGACCAGCGGGAGAACCTTGAAATTCTTAAGTTTTCGGCCAATAACCTGTTAGCCATTGTTAATGACGTGCTTGATTTCAGCAAGATTGAGTCGGGGAAGGTAGTATTTGAAAATATCCGCTTCAACCTTGTTGAGCTGATGAACAATATTTGCGGCGGGCAAATACTGAAGGCCGAAGAGAAAGGCTTGCTTTTTAAGCTTGATGTTGATAGCTCATTGAAAGATAAGGTGCTTTTTGGCGATCCTACCCGCATAACCCAGATCATTTTTAACCTGGTTAGCAACGCTATAAAATTTACGCCGCAGGGAAACATATGGGTAAGGGTTACTTGTGTGGAAGACCGGCATAACACCGTTACCGTTAACTTTTCGGTAAGGGACACCGGCATCGGTATCGAAAAAGAAAACCTTGAAACTATATTTGAACCGTTTACGCAGGAATCATTAGCTACTACCCGGGAGTATGGCGGCACAGGGCTTGGCCTGGCCATAGTTAAGCGTTTGCTTGAGCTGCAGGAACTGCAAATGACCGTTAACAGTACAATGGGGCGCGGATCAGAGTTTTCTTTTCATATGGAATTTCCTGTATCTACAGAGGTATTGCCGGTTGCAGTAGCCACCGCTCCCGAAGCTAAACAAATTTCAGAAAACCCGCTGGCCTGTTTACGCGTGCTTATTGCCGAAGATAATATGGTTAATGTGATGCTGATGAAGAAACTGCTGAGCAAGTGGAGCATTAACCCAACCATTGCCGAAAACGGGGAACGGGCAGTTGAGTTTATGCAGTACGGCAATTTTGATATTATATTAATGGACCTCCAGATGCCGGTGATGAACGGCTTTGATGCAGCTAAGGAGATCCGTAAAATGGCCGATCCTAAAAAATCAAGCATACCGATCATCGCGCTTACTGCTTCCGCGCTTTTTGACATCAAAGAACAGGTATACGAAGCCGGCATGAATGATTATGTATCCAAGCCTTTTAAACCTGACGACCTGCTGGAGAAGCTTAATAATTATACTTTGAAAAAGGTGATGTAA
- a CDS encoding glycoside hydrolase family 2 protein — protein sequence MNIYSKAIALASVLIAANCIASAQEAKLPTQWTNTAMQSEIPLSEYPRPQLQRNDWLCLNGHWDYRGGKNAPNALNPQTPASFDDKPDKILVPYCPESILSGIQRKQEINMWYRRSFEVPSKWQNKQVIVHFGAVDHDATVFVNGKKAGSHSGGYDSFCFDITSYLKKGSNTLIVAAHDPNDGKTPSGKNGPRGDYTFSSGIWQTVWVEPVNKSYIKNIRLLPDVEGKRLKVFVNTMGAGKLKAIALNNGKEVSKVDATGGAYFYLPIDNLVLWTPNFPFLYDLKLTLYNTDGSEADEVKSYFGMRDIKLGKLNGVIRPLINGKFIMQLGLLDQGYWPDGVLTAPTEEALKFDIEYTKKAGYNLIRKHMKTEPQRFYYWADKMGLLVWQDMPAIWYQNEDTTKNRTVYRKELKAIIDDHYNSPSIITWVPFNENWGAFDVKNITNWVKQYDPSRLVNGNSGFNNNPSYQKPYGDPGNGDYVDTHIYVGPYGASVPDSRRAASLGEFGGVGLFVRGHMWPVHNDAYDYEPTKARLTDRYVFLLDEVEQLMKYKGLSVAIYTQTTDVEHEVNGVLTYDRAVEKMEIERVNEVNQAVIEEGDKLNR from the coding sequence ATGAACATTTACAGCAAAGCAATTGCATTGGCTTCGGTACTGATAGCTGCCAATTGTATAGCATCTGCCCAGGAAGCTAAACTCCCTACTCAATGGACCAATACCGCCATGCAGTCCGAAATACCCTTATCTGAATATCCCCGACCTCAATTGCAGCGCAACGACTGGCTGTGCTTGAACGGACATTGGGATTACCGCGGCGGTAAAAACGCGCCTAATGCACTGAACCCTCAAACGCCCGCGTCTTTTGATGACAAGCCGGATAAAATCCTGGTACCTTATTGTCCCGAATCCATACTTTCTGGCATACAGCGCAAACAGGAGATTAACATGTGGTACCGCCGTAGTTTTGAGGTTCCGTCAAAATGGCAAAACAAACAGGTTATTGTTCACTTTGGTGCGGTTGATCATGATGCCACCGTTTTTGTAAATGGTAAAAAAGCAGGTTCGCACTCGGGCGGGTATGATTCATTTTGCTTTGATATTACTTCATATCTTAAAAAAGGCAGCAATACCCTTATTGTTGCTGCTCATGACCCCAATGATGGTAAAACACCATCGGGCAAGAACGGTCCCCGCGGCGATTATACTTTCTCCTCGGGCATCTGGCAAACAGTTTGGGTTGAACCCGTTAACAAATCATATATCAAAAATATTCGCCTGCTGCCAGACGTGGAAGGTAAACGTTTAAAAGTGTTTGTTAATACTATGGGTGCAGGTAAACTCAAAGCAATTGCCCTAAACAATGGCAAAGAGGTTTCAAAGGTTGATGCAACCGGAGGAGCATATTTCTATCTGCCAATAGATAACCTGGTTTTATGGACACCAAATTTTCCGTTTTTGTATGATCTGAAGCTTACCCTATACAATACTGATGGCAGCGAAGCCGACGAGGTTAAAAGTTATTTCGGCATGCGTGATATTAAATTGGGCAAGCTTAACGGCGTGATCCGTCCGCTTATAAATGGCAAGTTCATCATGCAGCTTGGCCTGCTTGATCAGGGGTACTGGCCCGACGGTGTTTTAACCGCACCTACGGAAGAAGCCCTTAAATTTGATATAGAATACACCAAAAAAGCGGGCTATAACCTGATCCGTAAGCACATGAAAACCGAGCCGCAGCGTTTTTATTATTGGGCCGATAAAATGGGCTTATTGGTTTGGCAGGATATGCCCGCTATATGGTATCAGAATGAAGATACTACTAAGAACAGGACGGTTTACCGGAAAGAATTAAAAGCCATCATCGACGATCATTATAACTCGCCCTCCATTATTACATGGGTGCCTTTCAATGAAAACTGGGGTGCTTTTGATGTAAAAAACATAACCAATTGGGTTAAACAATATGATCCGTCGCGATTAGTTAATGGCAATTCGGGCTTTAACAATAATCCCAGCTATCAAAAACCTTACGGCGATCCGGGCAATGGCGATTACGTGGACACACACATTTATGTTGGCCCTTACGGTGCTTCTGTTCCTGATAGCCGCCGGGCGGCCTCGCTGGGCGAATTTGGCGGCGTTGGCCTGTTTGTTCGCGGTCATATGTGGCCGGTACATAACGATGCCTATGATTATGAGCCAACCAAAGCCAGGCTTACCGACCGTTATGTTTTTTTGCTTGATGAGGTAGAGCAATTAATGAAATACAAAGGATTGAGCGTTGCCATATATACCCAAACCACCGACGTTGAACACGAAGTAAACGGCGTTTTAACCTACGACAGGGCCGTTGAAAAAATGGAGATCGAAAGAGTAAACGAAGTAAACCAGGCGGTGATTGAGGAGGGCGATAAGTTGAATAGATAG